From Rhodopseudomonas palustris, a single genomic window includes:
- a CDS encoding ATP phosphoribosyltransferase regulatory subunit, with translation MIKTAAARATGSAAWAEALLQSFAEAGYAQATPPILQPAEPFLDLSGEDIRKSLYLTTDASGEELCLRPDLTIPVARDYLASQAAGQPLGFCYLGPVFRQRGGKPSEFMQAGIELFGRQDRAAADAEMLALALGATVALGAGEVDVRTGDVALFAALIDALDLMPVWRRRLMKDFHRKASLAQDLERLTLAPSTSNEYEGVLAALAGSDRKAALALVTDLMSIAGATTLGGRSVAEIADRFLEQSTLKSGALPRDALDKIKRFLAISGAPNEALKALRALAADAKLAIDSAIDQFEARIGFMADRGIDLGKVRFSTAFGRGVDYYTGFEFEVHRAGNGDEPLVAGGRYDGLMSQLGAASPIPAVGFSIWIEAMKQTSAGGAA, from the coding sequence ATGATCAAGACCGCCGCCGCTCGCGCGACCGGATCCGCCGCGTGGGCGGAGGCGCTGCTGCAATCCTTCGCCGAGGCCGGCTATGCCCAGGCCACGCCGCCGATCCTGCAGCCCGCCGAACCATTCCTCGACCTGTCGGGCGAGGACATCCGCAAAAGCCTCTACCTGACCACCGACGCCAGCGGCGAGGAGCTGTGCCTGCGCCCCGATCTGACGATCCCGGTGGCGCGCGACTACCTCGCATCACAGGCCGCCGGGCAGCCGCTCGGCTTCTGCTATCTCGGGCCGGTGTTCCGCCAGCGCGGCGGCAAGCCGAGTGAATTCATGCAGGCCGGGATCGAGCTGTTCGGCCGGCAGGACCGCGCCGCGGCCGATGCCGAAATGCTGGCACTGGCGCTCGGCGCCACCGTCGCGCTCGGCGCCGGCGAGGTCGATGTCCGGACCGGCGACGTCGCACTGTTCGCGGCGCTGATCGACGCGCTCGACCTGATGCCGGTGTGGCGGCGGCGGCTGATGAAGGACTTCCACCGCAAGGCCAGCCTGGCGCAGGATCTGGAGCGGCTGACGCTCGCGCCCTCGACCAGCAACGAATACGAGGGCGTGCTCGCCGCGCTCGCCGGCTCCGACCGCAAGGCGGCGCTGGCGCTGGTCACCGACCTGATGTCGATCGCCGGCGCAACCACCCTCGGAGGCCGCTCGGTCGCCGAGATCGCCGACCGCTTCCTCGAACAATCGACCCTGAAGAGTGGCGCGCTGCCGCGCGACGCGCTCGACAAGATCAAACGATTCCTGGCTATCAGCGGCGCCCCGAACGAGGCGCTGAAGGCGCTGCGCGCGCTCGCCGCCGACGCCAAGCTGGCGATCGATTCCGCGATCGATCAGTTCGAAGCGCGGATCGGCTTCATGGCCGACCGCGGCATCGACCTCGGCAAGGTCCGGTTCTCCACCGCCTTCGGCCGCGGGGTCGATTACTACACCGGCTTCGAATTCGAGGTGCATCGCGCCGGCAACGGCGACGAGCCGCTGGTCGCGGGCGGCCGCTATGACGGGCTGATGAGCCAGCTCGGCGCCGCCTCGCCGATCCCCGCGGTCGGCTTCTCGATCTGGATCGAGGCGATGAAACAGACCAGCGCCGGAGGTGCCGCATGA
- a CDS encoding 16S rRNA (uracil(1498)-N(3))-methyltransferase, translating to MSRYDFRSPRLFVDADLASGTQVPLDRDQGNYLGNVLRLGAGAAVLAFNGRDGEWRATILGRKRPEALEVADQTRPQDRLPDVAYVFAPLKHARLDYMAQKAVEMGAGRLQPVLTQHTQVHRLNTERMRANVVEAAEQCGILSLAEVGEPIGLDRFLAGRAGGERLLVFCDEDAEISDPVAALQAARNAAAKGVDLLVGPEGGFSTEERALLLKQPHILRLALGPRIMRADTAAVAALTLVQAVMGDWKGN from the coding sequence ATGAGCCGATACGACTTCCGCAGCCCCCGCCTTTTCGTCGATGCCGACCTCGCGTCCGGTACGCAGGTGCCGCTCGATCGCGATCAGGGCAATTACCTCGGCAACGTGCTGCGGCTCGGCGCCGGCGCCGCAGTGCTGGCGTTCAATGGCCGCGACGGCGAGTGGCGCGCCACCATCCTCGGTCGCAAGCGACCCGAGGCGCTGGAGGTGGCAGACCAGACCCGGCCGCAGGACCGTTTGCCGGACGTCGCCTATGTGTTCGCCCCGCTGAAACACGCCAGACTGGACTATATGGCTCAGAAAGCTGTGGAAATGGGCGCTGGCCGGCTGCAGCCCGTGCTCACCCAGCACACCCAGGTGCATCGGCTCAACACCGAGCGGATGCGTGCCAATGTGGTCGAAGCCGCCGAGCAATGCGGCATCCTCAGCCTCGCCGAGGTCGGCGAGCCGATCGGGCTGGACCGTTTCCTGGCCGGCCGTGCCGGCGGCGAACGCCTGCTGGTGTTCTGCGACGAGGACGCCGAGATCTCCGATCCGGTTGCGGCGCTGCAGGCCGCGCGGAATGCGGCCGCCAAGGGCGTCGATCTGTTGGTCGGGCCGGAGGGCGGCTTTTCCACCGAGGAGCGCGCCCTGCTGCTGAAACAGCCCCACATCCTACGGCTGGCGCTCGGCCCGCGGATCATGCGGGCGGATACCGCAGCAGTCGCCGCTCTGACGCTGGTTCAGGCGGTGATGGGCGATTGGAAGGGTAATTAG
- the ubiA gene encoding 4-hydroxybenzoate octaprenyltransferase has translation MSGIPASGAAGRVADSTGNWVDNHAPLWTRPYLRLARFDRPIGSWLLLMPCLWSAALAAGMAHDLSRLPLFCALFFIGSFVMRGAGCTWNDITDRDLDDKVERTRSRPIPAGQVTAKQAAVFMVLLCLTGLIVLLQFNSFAIATGIASLIIVAAYPFMKRITYWPQFVLGLAFSWGALMGFAGTFERLDLVAFVLYAGSIAWVIGYDTVYAHQDAEDDLMVGIKSTALLFGENTKLALVLLFGLAVSLIGVALKLADAGWLAWVGLAAFAAHLVQQIVRLDIHDSPLCLQLFKSNRDAGLLLFGGLVADAVSRTMA, from the coding sequence ATGAGCGGGATTCCGGCCAGCGGCGCGGCCGGGCGGGTCGCCGACTCGACAGGCAACTGGGTCGACAACCATGCGCCGCTGTGGACACGGCCATATCTGCGGCTGGCGCGGTTCGATCGCCCGATCGGCTCCTGGCTGCTGCTGATGCCGTGCCTATGGTCGGCGGCGCTCGCCGCCGGCATGGCCCACGACCTCAGTCGCCTGCCGCTGTTCTGCGCGTTGTTCTTCATCGGCTCGTTCGTGATGCGCGGCGCCGGCTGCACCTGGAACGACATCACCGACCGCGATCTCGACGACAAGGTCGAGCGCACCCGTTCGCGGCCGATTCCGGCGGGGCAGGTCACCGCCAAGCAGGCCGCGGTGTTCATGGTGCTGCTGTGTTTGACCGGCCTCATCGTGCTGCTGCAGTTCAACAGCTTTGCGATCGCCACCGGTATCGCGTCGCTGATCATCGTGGCGGCCTATCCGTTCATGAAGCGGATCACCTATTGGCCGCAATTCGTGCTCGGGCTCGCGTTCTCTTGGGGCGCGCTGATGGGCTTTGCCGGCACTTTCGAGCGGCTCGATCTGGTGGCGTTCGTGCTCTACGCCGGTTCGATTGCCTGGGTGATCGGCTACGATACGGTGTACGCGCATCAGGACGCCGAAGACGACCTGATGGTCGGAATCAAGTCGACTGCGCTGCTGTTCGGCGAAAACACCAAGCTCGCGCTGGTGCTGCTGTTCGGCTTGGCCGTGAGCCTGATCGGCGTGGCGCTGAAGCTGGCCGATGCCGGCTGGCTCGCCTGGGTCGGCTTGGCTGCGTTCGCGGCACATCTGGTACAGCAGATCGTGCGGCTCGACATCCACGACAGCCCGCTGTGCCTGCAGCTGTTCAAGTCGAACCGCGATGCCGGCCTGCTGCTGTTCGGCGGTCTGGTGGCCGATGCGGTTTCGCGTACCATGGCGTGA
- a CDS encoding DUF6101 family protein: MRRQTATGGVNLAGSSRDLRLDPLSLPIRFDAHDVRADGGIRQIELHRERVVLRRAVSGMRMAVNVSVSDFRGIGCRGLDDGRMLMLVHRDPSLSIPLGISDDPEEIERMWALWSEIFGLPQLPEDKMREPAQRRRRHHVISKRRPRFLTRRRVGRLLDAPKCFAGEREIIARN, encoded by the coding sequence GTGAGGCGTCAAACAGCAACAGGCGGGGTCAACCTCGCCGGGTCGAGCCGCGACTTGCGGCTCGACCCTCTCTCACTGCCGATCCGCTTCGACGCGCACGACGTGCGGGCCGACGGCGGCATCCGGCAAATCGAACTACACCGCGAGCGGGTGGTGCTACGCCGCGCCGTCTCCGGCATGAGAATGGCGGTCAACGTCAGCGTCAGCGACTTCCGCGGCATCGGCTGCCGAGGTCTCGACGACGGCCGCATGCTGATGCTGGTGCACCGCGATCCGTCGCTGTCGATCCCTCTGGGAATCAGCGACGACCCCGAGGAGATCGAACGGATGTGGGCACTGTGGAGCGAGATCTTCGGACTGCCGCAGCTTCCCGAAGACAAGATGCGCGAGCCTGCGCAGCGCCGCCGTCGTCATCACGTGATCAGCAAGCGTCGTCCGCGCTTCCTGACACGCCGGCGAGTCGGCCGACTGCTCGACGCACCGAAATGCTTCGCCGGCGAACGTGAGATCATCGCGCGCAACTAA
- a CDS encoding TldD/PmbA family protein: protein MNSSPSARSPASSSVDSALFDQSALSDLAQRLVEAARRAGADQADAVAVRGVSHGVEVRDGRMQESERSEGDDVGLRVIVGRRQAVVSTNDISGDAVAKLAERAVAMARVAPDDKYVGLADTELLARDFPDLDLLDPHTPSTAELERRARAAEAAALAVSGITKSGGASASSGIGGMVLVTSTGFHGAFLRSSQSISMTAIAGEGTGMERDYEYTTAPHAADLMSPEDVGRVAGERTAARVGPRKVETCKVPVVFDPRVAGSLVGHLVGAANGASIARKTSFLKDRLGQKLFKDGIRIVDDPLRKRGLRSQAFDAEGVAVKPMSIVDDGVLTSWLLDCATARELGLATTGHAHRGVSSSPSPGPYNLHLEAGRLSPAELIADIEQGFYVTDLIGSGVNGVTGDYSRGAAGFWIENGERTYAVSEVTIAGHLLDMYKTLTPASDLTFRYGVNAPTLRIEGLTIAGR, encoded by the coding sequence GTGAACTCTTCACCAAGCGCACGTTCGCCGGCTTCGTCTTCTGTGGATTCGGCTTTGTTCGATCAGTCGGCGCTGAGCGATTTGGCACAACGGCTGGTCGAGGCGGCGCGTCGCGCAGGCGCCGATCAGGCCGATGCGGTGGCGGTCCGCGGGGTGTCGCACGGCGTCGAAGTGCGCGACGGACGGATGCAGGAATCCGAGCGTTCGGAAGGTGACGATGTCGGCCTGCGGGTGATCGTCGGTCGCCGTCAGGCGGTGGTCTCGACCAACGACATCAGTGGCGACGCGGTCGCCAAGCTCGCCGAGCGCGCGGTGGCGATGGCCCGCGTCGCGCCGGACGACAAATATGTCGGCCTCGCGGATACGGAACTGCTGGCCCGTGATTTTCCCGATCTCGATCTGCTCGATCCGCACACTCCGTCGACCGCCGAGCTGGAGCGGCGCGCCCGCGCAGCGGAGGCTGCGGCGCTCGCGGTTTCCGGCATCACCAAATCGGGGGGCGCCTCGGCCTCGTCGGGGATCGGCGGCATGGTGCTGGTGACGTCGACCGGATTCCACGGTGCCTTCCTGCGGTCCAGCCAGAGCATCTCGATGACCGCGATCGCCGGCGAGGGCACCGGCATGGAGCGCGACTACGAATACACCACCGCGCCGCATGCGGCCGATCTGATGTCGCCCGAGGATGTCGGGCGTGTCGCCGGCGAACGTACCGCGGCGCGGGTGGGGCCGCGCAAGGTCGAGACCTGCAAGGTGCCGGTGGTGTTCGATCCGCGCGTCGCCGGCTCGCTGGTCGGGCATCTGGTCGGCGCCGCCAACGGCGCCTCGATCGCACGCAAGACCTCGTTCCTGAAGGATCGTCTCGGTCAGAAGCTGTTCAAGGATGGCATCCGCATCGTCGACGACCCGCTGCGCAAGCGCGGTCTTCGCTCGCAGGCGTTTGACGCCGAAGGCGTGGCGGTCAAGCCGATGTCGATCGTCGACGACGGCGTGCTGACGTCGTGGTTGCTGGATTGCGCCACGGCACGCGAACTCGGCCTCGCCACCACCGGTCACGCGCATCGCGGCGTGTCGTCGTCGCCGTCGCCCGGTCCCTACAATTTGCATCTCGAGGCCGGCCGGCTCAGCCCCGCCGAACTGATCGCCGATATCGAGCAGGGGTTTTACGTCACCGATCTGATCGGTTCCGGCGTCAACGGCGTCACCGGCGACTACAGCCGCGGTGCCGCCGGCTTCTGGATCGAAAACGGTGAAAGAACCTACGCCGTCAGCGAGGTTACCATCGCCGGGCACCTGCTCGACATGTACAAGACTCTGACGCCGGCCAGCGACCTGACCTTCCGCTACGGCGTCAACGCGCCGACGCTGCGGATCGAGGGGCTGACGATTGCCGGACGCTAG
- a CDS encoding 3'(2'),5'-bisphosphate nucleotidase CysQ, with the protein MPDASPDTTHSSVAQRDAELLADTVREAGALALSMFRTELRTWTKGASSPVSEADIAVDQLIRRRLQDATPRYGWLSEESADDLTRLDKDLVWIVDPIDGTRAYLAGREDWCVSVALIADARPVLAAVFAPVSEELFFATRGAGASLNGASLRASVGTTLEGAKVAGPKPLIERLALPSSAYILPRIGSLALRLCRVADRQVDVAFAGGQSRDWDLAAADLIVHEADGTMTTLAGETIVYNRPEVTHGVLVAAGRERHAHIVEHFRVSPRG; encoded by the coding sequence TTGCCGGACGCTAGTCCAGATACCACGCATAGTTCTGTCGCGCAGCGGGATGCCGAGCTGCTCGCCGACACGGTGCGCGAGGCCGGCGCTCTGGCGCTGTCGATGTTCCGCACTGAACTGCGGACCTGGACCAAGGGCGCGTCCTCGCCGGTGTCGGAAGCCGACATCGCGGTCGACCAACTGATCCGTCGACGCTTGCAGGATGCCACCCCGCGCTACGGCTGGTTGTCGGAAGAAAGCGCCGACGATCTGACGCGGCTCGACAAGGACCTGGTGTGGATCGTCGATCCGATCGACGGCACCCGGGCCTATTTGGCCGGCCGTGAGGATTGGTGTGTATCGGTCGCCCTGATCGCCGACGCAAGACCGGTGCTTGCCGCCGTGTTCGCACCGGTGTCGGAAGAGTTGTTCTTTGCAACGCGCGGCGCGGGTGCGTCGCTCAATGGCGCGTCGCTGCGCGCCAGCGTCGGGACCACGCTGGAGGGTGCCAAGGTGGCCGGGCCGAAGCCGCTGATCGAGCGACTGGCCCTGCCGTCGAGCGCCTACATCCTGCCGAGGATCGGCTCGTTGGCGTTACGGCTGTGTCGTGTCGCTGATCGTCAGGTCGACGTTGCGTTCGCCGGAGGGCAGAGTCGCGATTGGGACCTTGCTGCGGCCGATTTGATCGTGCACGAAGCGGATGGTACAATGACAACTCTCGCGGGCGAGACCATCGTCTACAACCGTCCCGAGGTCACACATGGCGTGCTGGTGGCTGCGGGGCGCGAACGCCATGCTCACATCGTCGAGCATTTTCGCGTTTCTCCGCGAGGCTGA
- a CDS encoding DUF4170 domain-containing protein, protein MSDNAQQLLHLVIGGELTDLENVTFRDLDKVDIVGVYPNYATAYAAWKARAHQTVDNAHMRYFIVHLHRLLDPEKEAQSAQH, encoded by the coding sequence ATGTCGGACAATGCGCAGCAATTGCTCCACCTCGTAATCGGGGGAGAATTGACGGACCTTGAGAACGTGACCTTTCGCGATCTCGACAAGGTCGACATCGTCGGGGTGTACCCCAACTACGCAACGGCCTACGCGGCGTGGAAGGCCCGGGCGCATCAGACGGTCGACAATGCGCACATGCGTTACTTCATCGTTCATCTGCATCGGCTGCTGGATCCCGAAAAAGAAGCGCAGTCCGCGCAGCACTGA
- a CDS encoding 3-deoxy-D-manno-octulosonic acid transferase, translated as MVDPVPMTLRAYRRLTAAAAPLASLWIGRRLKQGKEDPARVGERRGLSNDARPRGPVVWIHGASVGEVLAAAGLIERLRALNLRILLTSGTLTSAQVVASRFPPDIIHQFIPYDAPRFVERFLDHWQPSLALFIESDLWPNLILAASARRVPMVLINGRMSQRSFPRWQRASATIGALLGRFDICLAQSRMDADRFSALGSPSVITTGNLKMDVDPPPADPGRLERLLAVTRGRPVIVAASTHPGEEELLVEAHRRLTASFPTLLTVIVPRHPHRGEQIASQVETAGLPVALRSREQQPMAATAIYVADTMGELGLFYRLAPIVFMGGSLVEHGGQNPIEAVKLGAVIVHGPHVSNFTDIYRALDDEGGAFAVADVDALVLRISSLLSNHDARQISITAATAVVDRLGGALDRTIAALEPYLLQLQIEQGAANA; from the coding sequence ATGGTCGATCCGGTGCCGATGACGCTTCGCGCCTATCGCAGGTTGACCGCTGCCGCGGCGCCGCTGGCGTCGCTGTGGATCGGCCGGCGGCTGAAGCAGGGCAAGGAAGATCCCGCCCGTGTCGGAGAGCGCCGCGGTCTCAGCAACGACGCGCGACCTCGCGGCCCGGTGGTATGGATTCACGGCGCCAGTGTCGGCGAAGTGCTGGCCGCGGCCGGACTGATCGAACGGCTGCGTGCGCTCAACCTGCGCATCCTGCTCACCTCCGGAACGCTGACCTCGGCCCAGGTGGTGGCGAGCCGGTTTCCGCCGGACATCATCCACCAGTTCATTCCCTACGATGCGCCGCGTTTCGTCGAGCGTTTCCTCGATCACTGGCAACCCAGCCTGGCGCTGTTCATCGAATCCGATCTGTGGCCGAACCTGATCCTCGCCGCCTCGGCGCGGCGGGTGCCGATGGTGCTGATCAACGGCCGAATGTCGCAGCGGTCGTTTCCGCGCTGGCAGCGGGCCTCGGCGACGATCGGGGCGCTGCTCGGCCGGTTCGACATCTGCCTGGCGCAGTCGCGCATGGACGCCGATCGCTTCAGCGCGCTCGGCAGTCCGAGCGTGATCACCACCGGTAATCTGAAGATGGACGTCGATCCGCCGCCGGCCGATCCGGGCCGGCTGGAGCGGCTGCTCGCGGTCACCCGCGGCCGTCCGGTGATCGTCGCCGCATCGACGCATCCGGGCGAGGAAGAACTGCTCGTCGAAGCGCATCGCCGGCTGACGGCGAGCTTCCCGACGCTGCTCACCGTGATCGTGCCGCGGCATCCGCATCGCGGCGAGCAGATCGCGAGTCAGGTCGAGACCGCCGGCCTGCCGGTGGCACTGCGCTCGCGAGAGCAGCAGCCGATGGCCGCGACTGCGATCTATGTCGCCGATACCATGGGTGAACTCGGACTGTTCTATCGCCTGGCGCCGATCGTGTTCATGGGCGGCTCACTGGTCGAGCATGGCGGCCAGAATCCGATCGAGGCGGTCAAGCTCGGCGCCGTGATCGTGCACGGTCCTCACGTCTCCAACTTCACCGACATCTATCGCGCGCTGGATGACGAAGGCGGAGCGTTCGCCGTTGCCGATGTCGACGCACTGGTGCTGCGGATTTCCTCGCTGCTGTCGAATCACGACGCGCGGCAAATCTCGATCACGGCGGCGACGGCCGTGGTCGATCGGCTCGGCGGCGCGCTCGACCGCACCATTGCGGCGCTCGAACCCTATCTTCTGCAATTGCAGATCGAGCAGGGCGCCGCGAATGCGTGA
- the lpxK gene encoding tetraacyldisaccharide 4'-kinase — MREPGFWHRPPSVLSRLLLPLAALYGNIAAARMHQPGAAVSVPVLCVGNYHMGGAGKTPTTLALVALLRALGERPVVLSRGYGGRLRGPVVVDPSRHAAADVGDEPLMMAGSVPVVVARERSDGAVVAASQGASVILMDDGFQNSALIKDAALIVIDSHRGVGNGSVFPAGPLRAPLALQIARTDALVVVGDGSAADGIAAQIAAQGGTVLRARLVPQAASVEALRGRRVLAFAGIGDPARFVATLRASGVEVVEQRAFADHHPFTAEELAELAAAARRGGLTLVTTEKDLARIGRAAASLGVEIVTLAVTLAFDDEAALRLFLLDRLNRARAERLAARR, encoded by the coding sequence ATGCGTGAGCCGGGCTTCTGGCACCGGCCCCCCTCCGTCTTGTCGCGCCTGCTGCTGCCGCTCGCGGCGCTCTACGGCAACATCGCCGCGGCGCGGATGCATCAGCCAGGTGCTGCTGTCAGCGTCCCGGTGCTGTGCGTGGGCAACTATCATATGGGCGGCGCCGGCAAGACGCCGACGACGCTGGCGCTGGTGGCGCTGCTGCGCGCTCTCGGCGAGCGGCCGGTGGTGCTGAGCCGCGGCTATGGTGGCCGGCTGCGCGGACCTGTGGTGGTCGATCCGTCGCGCCACGCCGCAGCCGACGTCGGCGACGAACCGTTGATGATGGCCGGATCCGTGCCGGTGGTGGTGGCGCGCGAACGCAGCGACGGCGCGGTGGTCGCCGCCTCGCAGGGCGCCAGCGTCATCCTGATGGACGACGGCTTTCAGAACTCCGCGCTGATCAAGGACGCGGCGTTGATCGTGATCGACAGCCACCGCGGTGTCGGTAACGGCAGCGTATTTCCGGCCGGTCCGCTGCGGGCGCCGCTGGCGCTGCAGATCGCGCGTACCGATGCACTGGTCGTCGTCGGCGACGGCTCCGCCGCTGACGGTATTGCGGCGCAGATCGCCGCCCAGGGCGGAACGGTGCTGCGGGCGCGGCTGGTGCCGCAGGCGGCGTCGGTCGAGGCGCTGCGTGGCCGGCGGGTGCTGGCGTTCGCGGGCATCGGCGATCCGGCGCGCTTCGTCGCGACGCTGCGTGCCAGTGGTGTCGAGGTGGTGGAGCAGCGCGCCTTTGCCGATCATCATCCGTTCACGGCGGAGGAGTTGGCGGAACTTGCCGCGGCGGCCAGGCGCGGCGGCTTGACGCTGGTGACGACGGAGAAGGATCTGGCCCGGATCGGGCGTGCGGCGGCGAGCCTTGGCGTGGAGATTGTGACGCTGGCGGTGACGCTGGCGTTCGACGACGAGGCTGCGCTGCGCCTGTTCCTGCTCGACCGTCTCAACCGGGCTCGCGCCGAGCGGCTAGCCGCGCGGCGCTGA
- a CDS encoding DUF2093 domain-containing protein produces MLNKFGFSGSGEAQVQYLDGDFRVISPGTYVRCAVTGVQIPLDELKYWSVDLKEPYATPEAVLKRHHPEALQSNG; encoded by the coding sequence GTGCTCAACAAATTTGGCTTCTCGGGTTCGGGTGAAGCCCAGGTGCAGTATCTCGATGGCGACTTCCGGGTGATCTCACCCGGTACCTATGTGCGCTGCGCCGTTACCGGGGTGCAGATCCCGCTCGACGAGCTGAAATATTGGAGCGTCGATCTCAAGGAGCCCTACGCGACTCCGGAAGCCGTGCTGAAGCGGCACCATCCGGAAGCATTGCAGTCCAATGGTTGA
- the xseA gene encoding exodeoxyribonuclease VII large subunit: MARLQSPQALANVGEFTVSELSQALKRTVEDTYGHVRVRGEITGFRGPHSSGHCYFALKDEGAKIEAVIWKGVAGRMRFKPQEGLEVIATGKLTTYPGSSKYQIVIEALEPAGVGALMALMEERKKKLAAEGLFDEARKQLLPWLPEVIGVVTSPTGAVIRDILHRLEDRFPRRVLVWPVRVQGEGSAEQVAAAIHGFNALPEDGPIPRPDLLIVARGGGSLEDLWSFNEEIVVRAAADSMIPLISAVGHETDVTLIDFAADKRAPTPTAAAEMAVPVRAELFVEVGGLARRMLSSWQRGQDFRRNELRAAARALPGASDLLAIPRQRLDTAAASLPRALRTNTHAHHRRFAAAAAGMTLKVLRAQVAHSAHRLDVSGTQLQRCARATLRHRRDRFEGLAVRLQASRLANQQAQRMRIAGEQERLQRLAERARRALATLLERRQARLDATGKLLTALSYRGVLARGFALVRDAEGRSVHTAASVAAGARLSVEFADGRLGVTADGGSGSPAHTAKPASVPAKAAKRLVKPAGQGSLF; the protein is encoded by the coding sequence ATGGCCCGACTGCAGTCTCCCCAAGCCCTCGCCAATGTCGGCGAATTCACCGTTTCCGAGCTGTCGCAGGCGCTGAAGCGGACGGTCGAGGACACCTATGGGCATGTCCGGGTGCGTGGCGAGATCACCGGCTTCCGTGGGCCGCACTCGTCCGGTCACTGCTATTTCGCGCTCAAGGACGAGGGCGCCAAGATCGAGGCCGTGATCTGGAAGGGCGTCGCCGGGCGGATGCGGTTCAAGCCGCAGGAAGGCCTCGAGGTCATCGCCACCGGCAAGCTGACCACCTATCCGGGCTCGTCGAAATATCAGATCGTGATCGAGGCGCTCGAGCCTGCCGGCGTTGGCGCGCTGATGGCGCTGATGGAAGAGCGCAAGAAGAAGCTCGCCGCCGAGGGCCTGTTCGACGAGGCGCGCAAGCAGCTCCTGCCGTGGCTGCCGGAGGTGATCGGCGTCGTCACCTCGCCGACCGGCGCCGTGATTCGCGACATCCTGCACCGGCTCGAAGATCGCTTTCCCCGCCGCGTGCTGGTTTGGCCGGTGCGGGTGCAGGGCGAAGGCTCAGCCGAACAGGTGGCGGCTGCGATCCACGGCTTCAACGCGCTGCCCGAAGACGGGCCGATCCCGCGGCCGGACCTGCTGATCGTCGCGCGTGGCGGCGGCTCGTTGGAAGATCTTTGGTCGTTCAACGAGGAGATCGTGGTCCGCGCCGCGGCCGACAGCATGATCCCGCTGATCTCGGCGGTCGGCCACGAGACCGACGTCACGCTGATCGATTTCGCTGCCGACAAGCGCGCGCCGACCCCGACCGCCGCCGCCGAAATGGCGGTGCCGGTGCGCGCCGAGCTGTTCGTCGAGGTCGGCGGCCTGGCGCGGCGGATGCTGTCGAGCTGGCAGCGCGGCCAGGATTTTCGCCGCAACGAGCTGCGCGCCGCCGCCCGCGCGCTGCCGGGCGCCTCCGACCTGCTGGCGATCCCGCGGCAGCGGCTCGATACTGCGGCGGCCTCGCTGCCTCGCGCGCTGCGCACCAACACCCACGCCCATCACCGCCGCTTCGCCGCCGCCGCCGCTGGCATGACGCTCAAGGTGCTGCGGGCGCAGGTGGCGCACAGCGCCCATCGGCTCGACGTCTCCGGTACCCAGTTGCAGCGCTGCGCCCGGGCGACGCTGCGGCACCGCCGCGACCGGTTCGAAGGCTTGGCGGTGCGGCTGCAAGCCTCCCGGCTGGCCAACCAGCAGGCGCAGCGGATGCGGATCGCAGGCGAGCAGGAGCGGCTGCAGCGGCTCGCCGAACGCGCGCGGCGGGCGCTGGCCACCCTGCTGGAGCGCCGTCAGGCGCGGCTCGACGCCACCGGCAAGCTGCTCACCGCACTGTCGTATCGCGGCGTGCTGGCGCGCGGCTTCGCGCTGGTGCGCGACGCCGAAGGGCGCTCCGTGCACACCGCCGCCTCGGTCGCCGCCGGAGCCAGGCTCAGCGTCGAATTCGCCGACGGCCGGCTCGGCGTCACCGCCGATGGCGGCAGCGGATCCCCGGCCCACACCGCAAAGCCTGCGTCCGTGCCGGCGAAGGCTGCGAAGCGACTGGTGAAGCCTGCCGGCCAGGGCTCACTGTTTTAG